The Oreochromis niloticus isolate F11D_XX linkage group LG18, O_niloticus_UMD_NMBU, whole genome shotgun sequence DNA window GCAAGCATGTTACGGATAAATCCTGGAGCAGCTGCCCTTAGAGCAGTTTTGCGGAGACCAGAACGAAGAACATATCAGGTTGCAGGTCCAAACTCATTGTGGCACATTGATGGAAATCACAAGCTGATACGGTAACCAACCACACTGATTTGTTGAACACCTATTTTGACCAAAGTGAAATTCAGCATTACATCAAATATAATTGTTGAACAATAAGACACCTCCAATAGAGCCAGGCCCTGGGATGGGCAGTCCTCTAACACAACTGGTTATGTTTAAAGGGAAAGATGAGAGAACACAGACAGCGCAagcaacatacagagaaaaattcaAACTTGACATGTAATAGTCCCATGTAAATCAAATAAGAGTGTGTTTTCCATTGTTTCaataacaaagcagaaataatatttttcttcttatgGACCACGGTTTTAGGTGGAGGATAGTCATTCATGGGGCTATTGATGGATACAGTCGTCTTGTGGTCTTCCTTCATGCCTCAAACAACAACCGTAGCAGTACCGTTTTATCAAGTTTCATCAGAGCCGTGGTATCCTATGGTGTACCCTCGAGGGTCCGGACAGACAGAGGAGGGGAAAACAATGCTGTCTGCCTGATGAtgaacattttcagaggctttGATCGTGGAAGTGCCCTAAGAGGACGGAGTACCCATAATCAGAGAATTGAGAGGCTCTGGGGTGATCTGTGGCGAGGAATGACCAATGTCTACTGTGATTTATTTCACCACCTGGAGGAGGAAGGCATCATAGACATTGACAATGAAATGCACCTTTGGGCTCTCCATTACATCTATCTCCCAAGGATCAACAGAGATTTGAAAGACTTCACTCAACAGTGGAACAATCATGGCTTGCGGACAGAGAGACACTTGAGCCCATTACAGATTTTTGTCCGAGGCAGCCTCCAGCAACAGGGCCGAGCCTCAACTGCCATGCAGGACATCTTTCAGACtagagcagctgctgctgctgggactATTGGTGGGACAGCTGATGGTAGTGTGACAGCCACTGAGAGTGAGACGACTGCTGCTCAGGGCTTAGGTACTGATTCTGGTGGTGGTGCTCATGGTACAGATGAGCTGGGATTGCTGGTCGACTGGCCTGAGAGGATTACTGTGCCAGACATTGAATTTACTCTGGACGGACCGATGATGGAGCAAGTGGTAGAACTATTTAATCCACTAACTGGCACCAGAGGGAGTCATGGTATTGAACTCATCTCTGGCTTAATATACTTTCTGGACTCGACATATCATTGAGACAGTTCAATTATTGACTGAAACATAATAGCAGCAAGTGGAAAGACTTCAAAATATCTAGGTGACTGGATACATATAATGTGAAAAGTTATAATACGTGTTTACTATGTACCACTGAGTAGTGGAGATACAAGAACGAGCTGTGTGACACTGACAATAAAAAATGATGAGTGATTTTTAAAGTGTATAAGATGGAAGTTGTGAAATGGAAAGTATACATCTGAAGCTGAATCTCGATAAAGTCAACTTGATTAATCtaaaagttacagctgttgatATTGATAAATACAACTATAAAGCAGTGacagtaaataattaaaaataaaaaactgtatAGTAGGTCTTGAAGTGGCTCAGTATAGTGTAGTAGATATAAAGTGGTTTAGCGTGTGTTTGATGTTGTGACAGTTCACAGCGAGCAcattatgttttgctttgtacAGATTATGCTTTGTACAAACATAGTTCTGAAAATACTGGACTCCagtgtaaaatgtgaataaaaaaagagcaaGCACTGATTTGCAAATGTGAAAGGCAAAGTTTGTTCACagtagaacatagaaaacatgtcAAGTGTTTACACTGAGACTATGTCGTTAAAAATAAGTCCAttttaatttgatggcagcaatatGTTTCAAAACAGTTGGGATGGGGCAAGAGAAGGCTGGAAAAAgtggtactaaaaagaaacagctgcagggatattttaaaagtaacaggTCAGTTACATGATTAGATATTAAAAGCATCTTAGAGAAGCAGAGTTGCTCTGGAGGAAATATGGGCAGAGGTTGATCAATCTGCAAAAAAACTCCATTAACAAATTGTgcaacaatttcagaataatgttcccaAGTGTAAAGTTGTAAAGACTTAAAATATTCCATCCTCTAGAggcataaaaatatattttatcaaAAGATTCAGTGACTGGAGAAATCTCTTTGCAGAAACAATGAGGCTAAAAGCCATGATGTCAGTGATCTTCAAACGCTCATAGGAAAGTTATCATCATGGAGCATTAAACAGACACGATTCTGTCCTGGAAATCAGTGCATTTCCTGTATCCTTTGGGGCAACAGACCAGAGTCACACTTTTAGAGAGGTGCCTGATGAGGTGGACTGAGAGGAATATCCATGATGCATGGCAGTTTGTTCACTCACTTCCTCTCCACCACAGCTTCCGAAGCACGGCCAATCACAGAGCTTGCTCTCCTGATCCAAGAAGAACACATCAAAGTGCACTGCACTCACCTGAACTGACAGAACACCTGTCATTAACATTTTGGTGCACACACAAGCTTGCTCACAAAAAAAGCCTGCCCATCCACTGCTTGTGTACagcctctgttttgatcttccaGTTCagcaaatgtataaatgtggGTGTCCAGGTATTTGTATTCCTCCACCACATCATATCAGCGGGTTCAGTATCTTATACTTTTGTCAAGATAATCCACACTGCAGCCGATTTGTATCTACAGTTACCAGAAAGAAGCCATAACCAAGTTACAtggattcttttttattttaattactttatGTCATACAGGTAAACTAGTTATGTTATGTGCAACGCTGTCATGTGCCACTCTCTGTTTCAAATTCATGTAAGACATCCAGAGTACTCTGATGACATTGACAAGGACAACTCCAGTTTACATGGGAAAcaattatttcatgtttttgagattatttatttacatcactTTTCAGAAAACGTACATACAGGTCTGATTCAAAACTGCATATCTAATTTTAATGCATGTTGATGGGGCAAAAATATTCCTGAGATACTGTTAACATTATTAAATTTGAAGGCTATTATACAGTGGTATTACTTTAAACTGAGTAAAACGGtattttgataaaagttaaggtctccgtttgtttcagaaaaagcattctgtcatttatttgcttttattatttattcatatgcCTTCCGCGGACCATCTCGGCACTGCGTGGGTGATTGGTGGCTCCGTGCACACTAAGTGCTGCACACAGGGACAAGGCGCACTAATTACGATCAGATCTTCCCTGGGCAGGgggaggtgatgaactgtatgccactTTTTCATTGGCATACATTAAGTACAATGTTTTATTGCCTACGgtggggcaggtcacatactgggtgaaggtggtcagtgtggagtccagcgagacatgattaaagtcccctgatattagaaGAAGAGCTCTCGGAGATTGCGTCTGCGGACcacagagagtcacaggctgcctccacggatgctaacggctaatagctcaatgtctctgttgcagagttgttctttcacagcaATGTGCCCAGGGATACCACAACCGTCTTTAACAAACACTgcccagtccccctcctttcctctcaccGCTGTCTCTCGTCTTGTCCGGCCGCAGCAGCTGGAAGCCGGGCAGCCTACTCACAGAGGAGTACCGGGCAGTGTCGGGGTACTGCCACTGTGACCGGGTTAGCGTCATTAGCTCCTCAATCATATCAGGGAGCGATCTCACGTTTACAGTGATTACAGGAAGGAGAGATGGTGTGTAAGGTGTCCTTCTCGGGAGACATCACCCCCGTCTCTTCCCTCACTGGGGACGCTACGGTCTGCCGGTAGCGCAGCTGCAGGGcacagcgctaacagctgatccctaaCGTAAACAAAGGAGCCATGCGCCGAGTGTCTAAATACGGgtgaaaaaagagaagacaaaagaagagaaaagtcaaCATAACTAGCACGGAGCGGTAATGCATGACGGCAGAATCTGATTGCTAAGACATAAGTTAAAGGTTAAGAGaagtaaagaggaaaataagaaagaagctCAGAAATTAGCAGAGCTAGCTCTGCTCATTACCTGTTAGCTGCCATAACAGGTACCACAGTTAAGGTTTCAGAAAAAGTATTCTGTCGTTTGTTTGCTTGATCATGCCTTAAACACATCAAAATGCATAGTGGGATTATAATACAAGTCAATACTGTGACAAGCACTGGTACCGAATAGGCAATCACTCAGCAGCAAGGTGAATCGGTGATGCATTAGTGTGGTCTGCACTTCGTCTTCTTTGATTGGGTGAAATGAGTTGAAAGTAATTGGATGAGGGAACCATGGGGAGTGccctgcataatttcaataaaacgccgttttaaaCGCCGTTACAGCTGGCACAGAACGccgtaaaaaacgccgtttttatgcATCTTTGAACGGCGTTTTCTGCCGAGTGGCGGAAAAAACGGCGTTTCCGTCTGTCTTTGAACGCCGCTTTTTACGTCACTCGGATGGTGCGTTCAGGGCGCCATGTGAGAGTCGGAAAAAACGGCGTTTGTCGAAACAGAACGCCGTTTTTCTCGGcgttttgaaaaattaaacggcgttttttacgcCATTTCTTAATCAAACGCGTTAGAAAAGTGGCGAATTTTGGCACTAATGGCTTGCCatacgcacaggctccgacaaccgcgcggacaaatgcgatcctccttttcccccagactaccctttctgggtcacaaaataaccttttaagatattttcaggcaagaatgtagctgtgtaatgctcaaatatctacttaatttatcaaaatatcacatatttgcaaaagtgcttccacgttttcggagagctctgttatccaccagcgCAATAGCGAACAGGTGTtccagatcaactggcgttggtcgaacagatgtgtggcagtcttgcgtttcaggagctgctaccgacaaaccaccaaaaaaaaccccgccaaatgtgtcatctgtgacacttgtgaggttatctcaaacacactccgtcagtcttgatgccgttgaacaacaaaaagtttaaaaatgacacgagtttacctggtgatattctcatgcgcgacgcgatcgcgaaaacagcaaacGATTAATACCACGCCGGTGTTGTTCACGGGACAGGaagagtaaacgatcgggagactCTTGTCGTCGTTATCGTTCCCCTCGCACATTTTATTTCTCCGGGttcagcgtttttgcttcacaactaaagcgtgcagtttactttgtgtgcactaacatggactcgagtcaaccagcgccacctctggccaagtgccacagcctacagccagatcaacttgtgacacacatctgcaccacgtttgaattcgtttcatgcacaacacatttgtacctttcaattgtgtctgtttgtgcgtcatgcaaataaacctttgaaaagaatgaaatgatatcatatatttattgtggcctacatttgtacaaaattccaaattatatacacaaagtcatagaaatcaccactccaattggtcatcatgattttaatattctctttttccataacaatgaaatacGCCTTGGACAAATATGACACATCAATAGTTCATTGGTGAtgtcacatcacatcctgtaagcatcttctgcctgtgtcttttctctggaaatgaatatttccagccaatataggcaatccatcaacatggctggagagttggtagttatatacagtctgtataagtgtggttaatctaatgaacatttgtaaggagataactgaaaaataactaCTTATTTGAAATGAAGACAAATGTATGTTGtcaaggcaaaaaaaagttttttcttttaaacagtacattgcataatgactgaaaatgcAACATACTGTTTATAGAgcgatcatggctcaagagttggcagttcgtcttgtgaTTGGAAGggtgccggttcgagccccggctcccacagtctcggtcgttgtgtccttgggcaagacacttcacctactggtgatggccagaggggccgatggcgcgatatggcagccttgcttctgtcagtctgccccagggcagctgtggctacaactgtagctgcctccaccagtgtgtgaatgaatagtggaattgtaaagcgttttgagggtctcgaaaagcgctatataaatgcaatccattattattataagataggggaaacctgcagtcagctgagaccgcagaagtcacttggatgagtgacgaaacttTTCTCCCATTGagaacactacgtccagatgaacagaatcaaactttAGGGATTtaattacctggatgactgagcatgcatcaagacattctcCGTGTTGTTTCTGAATTCTTTGTCACCTTATGAATAATGTATATAATTTTGAATAATTTCATGTAAATTTAAGTCTTAAGTCTGAGGAAAgaatgtaatttgtttttacacttctTGATACTTGGATATGGGGATTAATAGgtagttatttatatattttcattaTGTTCTGTatttcaaactgtaaattaagcttgtttggttatattttttattgcattcttgtattttttcatgcttgtacttttaatacatttttgataacataataataaattctGAGAGATACCTGCATTTTTCAATACAAAATTCACAGATATTTTCAAAATTGATTTGGCATGCAGTGTTACATTGGTAAAGTATAATATATTGCATTAGAAACTTTCACAGTATCAGTACTGGACTATATCAAGTTCTGTATTGCAAATGTGACTGTGGACAAAAGCATTCGGGTTTTCCCaaaccaaaaaccctggatAACCAGCGAGGTCTGCACACTCCTCAAAGCCCACAATGCCAACTTTATATCTGTTGACAGAGCTCTGTACAGGTCTGCTCGAACTGACCTGAAAAGGggtcccacctgtccagcaacaacacacgagAGGCGTGGCAGGGAATAATAGACATCATAAACCACAGAGGCAgaactgtgaaaacagaaaacctgagtgtgcagctggcagaggaaataaacagcttcttcgcccgctttgaaacaccacaacagcagcattcATCTGCCTCAGCCCTGCTCCtatcctcatcctcacctggttcctgcactgctccactcactgtaacggAGCACGATGTCAGATGTGTGTTCCTAGCAGTGAACGCCGGGAAGGCGGCCGGTCCAGACGGAATACGTGGTAAAGTGCTAAGAGCATGTGcccaccagctcaccctcatcttcaccagaatcttcaacctctcactggatgaagcagccatcccatcctctctaaaatcagccacaatcatcccagtgccaaAGAAGTCTCCCATCACCAGCCTGAACTATTATtgccctgtggccctcacaccagtaatcatgaaatgctttgagagactagtcATTAAGCACACcaaggattacctccccccagaattcgacccccaccagtttgcataccgtccaaacagatccacagaagacgccatcgccCTCCACTCGGTGCTGAGTCACCTAGAACAGCAGCAGAGCTACGTCAGAATGCTCTTCTTGGACTACAGCTTAGCCTTTAATACAGTCATCCCAGACATCCTCTGCTGACCTTCCACCACTCgcccattgagagcctgctaagtTATTGCATCacagtatggtacggcagctgcactaaGGCGGATAGAGCCAGCCCACCAGCATGTTTGCAATGAGTAgaagatgctctgtatctcactgtacaactgtatagtgacaaagGTATTCGAGTCTATTCTAAAAATTGCTATAAACGGAGGAACCCAAACTGATGAAAAATGGcgaatattttttttcaaatgactaTTTTTAGTGGATTTTTGATATAGAAGCAGAATGACAGAATGTTAAAAGAAGTTACTTTTAGTCACTCTAAGCTGGGAATTGCGTTCTCTGGCTGTTCAAAGCCATGGAACTTTAGACTTTCCAAGCAAATAATGATGGCCATACTGATGTTCATTTcagtacattttaatttatgttcattttcatttttatgatgTTTCTATTTTTACATAATTCCTCCCAcgtagcaaaattggtatggcccagatCTGTCCCatacaatgtgcttacacatggcctgTGTAccacaaagaatgacggccctttggtggcccagatctggtttaccagaggtggcccacacatgggccagcacaaggccagttgcagacaccctgctggccctgtgctggcccagaacactttcagctctggccccagatgtcagcctaatgtgtaccttaatcaagccatgtaataacaacatgtgcattattgtgctatctactgtacaatataaagcgccttgaggcgacttttgttgtgatttggcgctatataaataaaattgaattgaaattgaattgaattgaattgaattgaattgaatgtgctggaacataatagtgcaaaagtaacatgacgaaactctgttcagacagtgaacggactgattcttatataccGCTTTGTTACTCTCCCATATTACTCTAAGTGTTCTATACAAGatgtcacattcacacactttctctaaactaagtgtttcctaactacattcacactcttgacacgcagactggaggagccagggatcgaaccactaaccttccgatcagtaggtgacctgcactacctcctgagctacagctaccaggtggtaaacatgagtaaaccctcactatgttttggataaagtgtacactcacaaacttgacaaacctgcatttgaaacgttggctaccatagcagtatagtattgcaacatggcatttggatcttctaactaaaataggaaaataggaagataaatagtgccatcattgccagaccaggcccacatctggttgacatacaccctgccatgacaccagtcagtcagaagtgccagcttgatgccggatccagggaagacctgttttctatgagcctgggccacatacagcGAACCACAATCAGGCCAGATAtagcatgccatcacataaacagtgccatctacggcaggcctggcccatatctggatgacataccacttaccatgccagaagtcagccagcagttccggcttgacaccagatccagGCAAGACCCGTCTGCTATGTGGGATGACTTGTTCTTTTGGCGTTTTAGTTGTGGATTATGTTTGGGCTGTGTCTCTTGCCCTTTCAGTATAGTATTGTTTTCTTGTGCTTCTAAGTGTCCCTTTGTTTCCactatgtttctttttaggttaTGTAGTATGGGTTAGGGATATTttgtatgttgtttttgtttaataaaaccGCTTTTTGGACTATTCCCTGATGTGCCTGAGTTCTGTTATTTAGTGTCACTTTGAAAGGCACACAGCCAGCCTTGACATATAATTGTTCTTTCAATTTTTGATAAAGATTACAGCGGATTGAGATGTAACTTGGcccagaggtacagtaggtcgCCCAGAGGaagaatgtgttgaaagttgaaCCTCAACTATTCAggctgatttttaatgaatttttgaaatagaCATAATCctattgtattgactgtattgcattggaTATAGgtttcctgtaatttctgaggaatatTACAGTGAATCTGGATGAAACtgggcacagaggtacagtaggtgtcccagaggagggatgtgttgaaagtgggacctcaactactaaggatgatttttaatgaatttttgaaatttacataattctattgtattgactttattgcattgaatacaagtttgctttaatatctgaggaattctacagtaaatctggctgaaacttggcacagaggtacagtaggtgtcccagaagagggatgtgttgaaagttggacatcaactattgaggatgatttttaatgaatttttgaaaatgacataatccTATTGTATTGACtttattgcattgaatacaagtttgctttaatttctgaggaattctacagtgaATCTgtatgaaacttggcacagaggtacagtaggtgtcccagaagagggatgtgttgaaagtgggacctcaactactaaggatgatttttaatgaatttttgaatatGCAACCAGACTGTCACTTTGGTTGTATTGGGCTGTTGCAatttgtgtgcgcgcgtgcacgTGTGAGTGTCGCGCACGTGTGCGCGCGGGTCTAGGCTTTCAATCGGGATATAAAGCGAAAAGGTGCTACCATAAAGACTGGTGTAAAAGCGCAAGGAAATTTATGCGGCGGATAAGAAGCGGCTGGCTTGACCGTGGCTCACAAATGATGGCTCACTTGACCGCGgtctaacggctgcacctcccgaagaattttgtctgggcttt harbors:
- the LOC109195384 gene encoding uncharacterized protein LOC109195384 — encoded protein: MAWRIFISRCKNILNDCTRRLLMDDVGPDVLQLALRRLETMQRSLQWARGRLINVTAADQLLRDLAELIQEVELSTQHGQQGCFGYQAPVVFNRGRGRSLYLITREQLSFLKSCGFTAPQMADILNVSLRTIRRRLRQYHFTRASMYAELTDSALDEHVQDIVAGNEQIGPEAVRASLRVRGLHVQRRRVRASMLRINPGAAALRAVLRRPERRTYQVAGPNSLWHIDGNHKLIRWRIVIHGAIDGYSRLVVFLHASNNNRSSTVLSSFIRAVVSYGVPSRVRTDRGGENNAVCLMMNIFRGFDRGSALRGRSTHNQRIERLWGDLWRGMTNVYCDLFHHLEEEGIIDIDNEMHLWALHYIYLPRINRDLKDFTQQWNNHGLRTERHLSPLQIFVRGSLQQQGRASTAMQDIFQTRAAAAAGTIGGTADGSVTATESETTAAQGLGTDSGGGAHGTDELGLLVDWPERITVPDIEFTLDGPMMEQVVELFNPLTGTRGSHGIELISGLIYFLDSTYH